TTGCAGTAATTGGGGCTGGTGCTAGTGGTCTAACTGCTATAAAATGTTGCCTTGACGAGGAACTTGAACCCGTGTGTTTTGAGAGGACAAACTATATCAGCGGATTATGGCATTACACAGAAGAGGTGGAGGAGGGTCAGGCATGTGTTATGAAATCCACGGTGATCAACACATCGAAGGAGATGATGTGCTACAGTGATTTTCCTACACCGGCAGATTACCCGATATTCATGCACCATAAGTATGTTGACcagtatttacatatgtatgctGACAAATTTGGATTACAGAAATACATACATTTCAATACGGAGGTAAGTAACACGGAATCATTAATAGTACCGCATTTAGAACGGGTTCCTTGGGCGTTAAATGCCTTGACATTCTTCTATAGTTATTGAAtatttgggaaaataaaaaaagacctTATGTTTAGTGCATTTTCACAAAAGTGACTGATACTATGTCAAAATGCAAGTAAGTTTAGCATTGTCCTATATACCATCCTCTGGGGGAAAACGTCCCAACTGAAGGacaatttatgaatgaaaatgaGGAACAA
The genomic region above belongs to Mercenaria mercenaria strain notata unplaced genomic scaffold, MADL_Memer_1 contig_3190, whole genome shotgun sequence and contains:
- the LOC128552822 gene encoding flavin-containing monooxygenase 5-like; translated protein: MKRIAVIGAGASGLTAIKCCLDEELEPVCFERTNYISGLWHYTEEVEEGQACVMKSTVINTSKEMMCYSDFPTPADYPIFMHHKYVDQYLHMYADKFGLQKYIHFNTEVSNTESLIVPHLERVPWALNALTFFYSY